The following proteins are encoded in a genomic region of Herminiimonas arsenicoxydans:
- the norZ gene encoding Nitric oxide reductase (Evidence 2a : Function of homologous gene experimentally demonstrated in an other organism; PubMedId : 9352929; Product type e : enzyme) gives MGEYRKLWWTLITVLLVTFSILGISGVEVYKQAPPIPAQVTTTSNRVLMTSEDILNGQTAWQSTGGMQLGSIWGHGAYQAPDWTADWLHRELLAWLDLAAHETYRQPFAQLNGEQQAALQYQLKTEYRRNTYNAETGTVTVSERRAKAMLQTADYYHRLYGDAPELRSSRDSFAMKENTLPDTGRRDDLTKFFFWTAWAASTDRPGTAATYTNNWPPEPLIGNHPTPENVLWSLACIIILIAGIGFLVLGWSFLRQHAPDPQAPGADPLVQVGLTPSQKALGKYLLVVMALFIFQVFLGGLTAHYTIEGQHFYGLDISQWFPYSLTRTWHLQAAIFWIATAFLSAGLFLAPVIHGGRDPKYQKLGVDILFCALLVVVAGSFLGSFLAIKGIMPAELNFWLGHQGYEYLDLGRLWQLALFIGILFWLALMLRAMLPAFKQGGDKNLLALLCTSTIAIGLFYGAGLFYGERTHITIMEYWRWWVVHLWVEGIFEVFATTALAFIFSSMGLVSRRVATAASLASASLFMVGGVPGTFHHMYFSGTSTPIMAVGAAFSALEVVPLILLGYEAWEHWRLKERAPWMKAIEWPLMCFIAVAFWNMVGAGIFGFMINTPVALFYLQGLNTTAVHSHAALFGVYGFLSIGFVLLILRYIRPEIQFNHRLMHTGFWWLNAGLILMIATSLLPIGLFQFQASVSEGMWYARSEAFLQQDFLETLRWIRTFGDVVFIVGACAVAWQIVLGIFHIAPHAKTAKDAVRVP, from the coding sequence ATGGGCGAATATCGCAAGCTGTGGTGGACCCTGATTACCGTTCTGCTTGTCACGTTTTCCATACTCGGCATCAGCGGTGTCGAAGTATACAAGCAGGCCCCGCCGATTCCGGCACAAGTCACCACCACATCCAACCGTGTTCTCATGACCAGCGAGGATATCCTCAACGGCCAGACTGCATGGCAAAGCACAGGCGGCATGCAACTGGGCTCAATCTGGGGGCATGGCGCTTATCAGGCGCCCGACTGGACTGCCGACTGGCTGCATCGCGAACTGCTGGCCTGGCTCGATCTCGCAGCGCACGAAACCTATCGCCAGCCGTTTGCACAACTCAACGGCGAACAGCAGGCTGCACTGCAATACCAGCTTAAAACCGAATATCGCCGCAATACGTATAACGCCGAAACAGGTACCGTCACGGTCTCCGAGCGGCGCGCCAAGGCGATGCTGCAAACTGCCGATTACTACCATCGCCTGTACGGCGATGCGCCGGAATTGCGCAGCTCGCGCGACAGCTTCGCGATGAAGGAAAATACGCTGCCCGATACCGGCCGCCGTGATGATCTGACCAAGTTCTTTTTCTGGACGGCATGGGCGGCATCAACCGACCGTCCCGGCACCGCTGCCACCTATACCAACAACTGGCCGCCGGAACCGCTGATCGGCAATCACCCTACGCCTGAAAACGTGCTGTGGTCGCTGGCATGCATCATCATCCTGATTGCCGGCATCGGCTTTCTGGTGCTGGGCTGGTCTTTCCTGCGCCAGCATGCGCCCGATCCGCAAGCGCCCGGCGCCGATCCACTGGTGCAAGTCGGCCTGACGCCCTCGCAAAAGGCGCTGGGGAAATACCTGCTGGTCGTGATGGCCTTGTTTATCTTCCAGGTATTTCTGGGCGGTCTGACTGCGCACTACACCATTGAGGGGCAGCACTTCTACGGCCTGGACATTTCGCAATGGTTCCCGTACTCGCTCACCCGTACCTGGCATCTGCAAGCGGCCATATTCTGGATTGCTACCGCCTTCCTGAGCGCAGGACTGTTTCTTGCGCCTGTCATTCATGGCGGACGCGATCCGAAATATCAAAAACTCGGTGTCGATATTCTGTTCTGCGCCTTGCTGGTGGTGGTGGCCGGCTCTTTCCTCGGCAGCTTTCTCGCGATCAAGGGCATCATGCCAGCCGAGCTGAATTTCTGGCTTGGACATCAGGGTTACGAATATCTCGACCTGGGTCGCCTGTGGCAACTGGCCTTGTTCATCGGCATCCTGTTCTGGCTGGCCCTGATGTTGCGCGCGATGCTGCCGGCCTTCAAACAGGGCGGCGACAAAAACCTGCTGGCCCTGCTGTGTACTTCGACCATCGCCATCGGCCTGTTCTATGGCGCCGGCCTGTTCTATGGCGAACGCACACATATCACCATCATGGAATACTGGCGCTGGTGGGTCGTGCATCTGTGGGTGGAAGGCATTTTTGAAGTCTTTGCCACCACGGCACTGGCCTTCATTTTCTCCAGCATGGGCCTGGTATCCAGACGCGTGGCAACTGCAGCCAGCCTCGCGTCCGCTTCCCTGTTCATGGTCGGCGGCGTGCCCGGCACCTTCCATCATATGTACTTCTCCGGTACCAGCACACCCATCATGGCAGTGGGCGCGGCCTTCAGCGCACTGGAAGTCGTGCCTTTGATCCTGCTCGGGTATGAGGCGTGGGAACACTGGCGTCTGAAGGAACGTGCTCCGTGGATGAAAGCAATCGAATGGCCGCTAATGTGCTTTATCGCCGTCGCTTTCTGGAATATGGTCGGTGCCGGCATCTTCGGCTTCATGATCAACACACCGGTGGCGCTGTTCTACCTGCAAGGTTTGAACACGACGGCAGTGCACTCCCATGCAGCGCTATTCGGCGTCTACGGCTTCCTGTCCATCGGTTTTGTCTTGCTGATATTGCGCTACATACGGCCAGAGATACAATTCAACCATCGCCTGATGCATACCGGCTTCTGGTGGCTGAACGCCGGCCTGATTCTGATGATCGCCACCAGCCTGCTGCCGATCGGCCTGTTCCAGTTCCAGGCCAGCGTCAGTGAAGGTATGTGGTACGCCCGTAGCGAAGCATTCCTGCAGCAGGATTTTCTTGAAACCCTGCGCTGGATACGTACTTTTGGGGATGTCGTTTTTATTGTCGGCGCATGTGCGGTGGCATGGCAGATAGTGCTAGGCATTTTCCATATCGCACCGCATGCAAAAACTGCGAAGGACGCCGTGCGCGTGCCTTGA
- a CDS encoding putative membrane-associated metal-dependent hydrolase (Evidence 3 : Function proposed based on presence of conserved amino acid motif, structural feature or limited homology; Product type pe : putative enzyme) — protein sequence MSASSLMPLVSALKMFQAAGNAGTAPRSSLSVFARLPAIGVERLGILASLFFSLACNHLFFSAALANRDWSQPASWFFAFAIFIAITALQSAGLFIVLNRWSAKPVLSVLFIVTAAATYYMNKYTVFFNTEMVRNILRTDVKEASELFSLNFCIYMFIYAALPILLVWKLRLKTMPLRRAIPVRLAYIVGAIVIAAGSTLLVFQDFSSLMRNQKEVRFLITPSNYLFSLTRVVAVDTAQANVPKIPISGDAKLGAAWGQRAKPMLFVLVVGETTRAANWGLNGYARQTTPELSKLDVVNFPHATSCGTNTEVSVPCMFSTYGRRNYDEKEIRAHESLLHIIDHVGLKTIWRDNQAGCKGVCDGLEEQRLDSSKNAALCDGERCFDEILLDNMDGEIHKAQNGNLFIVLHMLGNHGPSYFRRYPAAMRTFTPTCDTSDLSKCSQQEIVNAYDNGVLYTDHFLAKTISYLKTQTTYDTAMLYLSDHGESLGEHGIYLHGLPYSIAPKEQTEIPMVMWLSQGFASSFGLDKDCLSKRSRNPVSHDNLFHSILGMLQIESKHYDKTLDMSAGCRA from the coding sequence GTGTCAGCTTCTTCCCTCATGCCGCTGGTATCCGCCTTGAAAATGTTCCAAGCCGCCGGAAATGCCGGCACCGCTCCTCGCTCCTCGCTTTCTGTTTTTGCTCGTCTCCCCGCCATCGGCGTTGAAAGGCTCGGCATCCTCGCGAGCCTGTTTTTTTCGCTCGCCTGCAACCATCTGTTTTTCTCTGCGGCACTGGCCAACCGCGACTGGTCGCAGCCCGCCTCATGGTTTTTTGCCTTCGCGATTTTCATTGCGATCACGGCCTTGCAAAGCGCCGGCCTGTTTATCGTGCTCAATCGCTGGAGCGCCAAACCAGTGCTGAGCGTGCTGTTCATCGTCACGGCCGCAGCCACTTACTACATGAACAAGTACACCGTTTTCTTCAATACGGAAATGGTCAGGAACATTCTGCGCACCGACGTCAAGGAAGCCAGCGAATTGTTCTCGCTGAATTTCTGCATATACATGTTCATATACGCCGCGCTGCCGATTCTGCTGGTGTGGAAACTGCGTTTGAAAACCATGCCCTTGCGCCGTGCCATACCGGTACGTCTGGCATATATCGTCGGCGCAATCGTCATTGCCGCCGGTTCCACTCTGCTGGTATTCCAGGATTTTTCTTCGCTGATGCGCAACCAGAAGGAAGTACGTTTCCTGATCACACCCAGCAATTACCTGTTTTCACTGACGCGCGTAGTGGCAGTCGATACTGCGCAGGCGAATGTGCCGAAAATTCCGATCAGCGGCGATGCAAAACTGGGGGCAGCCTGGGGGCAGCGCGCCAAGCCGATGCTGTTTGTACTGGTGGTAGGCGAAACGACACGTGCAGCAAACTGGGGGCTGAACGGTTACGCGCGTCAAACCACGCCGGAGCTGAGCAAGCTGGATGTGGTGAACTTCCCGCACGCAACTTCATGCGGCACCAATACCGAAGTATCGGTGCCTTGCATGTTCTCGACTTATGGGCGGCGCAATTACGATGAAAAAGAAATCCGCGCGCATGAATCGCTGTTGCACATCATCGATCATGTCGGACTGAAAACCATCTGGCGCGATAATCAGGCCGGTTGCAAAGGCGTCTGCGATGGCCTGGAAGAACAGCGTCTCGACAGCAGCAAGAATGCCGCGCTATGCGATGGCGAACGCTGCTTCGATGAAATCCTGCTGGATAATATGGATGGCGAAATTCACAAGGCACAGAACGGCAACCTGTTCATCGTCCTGCATATGCTGGGCAATCACGGGCCGTCCTACTTCCGCCGTTATCCGGCCGCCATGCGCACCTTCACGCCGACTTGCGATACCTCCGACCTGAGCAAATGCTCACAGCAGGAAATCGTCAACGCGTATGATAATGGCGTGTTGTACACCGATCATTTTCTGGCGAAAACAATCAGTTACCTGAAAACGCAAACGACTTACGATACCGCGATGCTGTATCTGTCCGATCATGGCGAATCGCTGGGCGAACACGGCATCTATCTGCACGGCTTGCCGTATTCGATCGCGCCCAAGGAACAGACAGAAATCCCGATGGTCATGTGGCTGTCGCAGGGCTTCGCCAGCAGCTTTGGGCTGGACAAGGATTGCCTGAGCAAACGCAGTCGCAATCCGGTGAGCCACGACAATCTGTTCCATTCCATACTCGGCATGCTGCAGATCGAATCGAAACATTACGACAAAACGCTGGATATGAGCGCCGGCTGCCGCGCATAG
- a CDS encoding Putative two-component sensor histidine kinase (Evidence 3 : Function proposed based on presence of conserved amino acid motif, structural feature or limited homology; Product type prc : putative receptor), translated as MKNNFSLKHRIAGAFVLLAFVLCSFFSLVAYFAVEVAETSLIDHNMSKLMGQAINQHRNGHLSELPEDIHFYVNQGIPAELRHYAPGIHEIESGTRTMHIIVRNQGDDHFVLSDDTTDFEFLELLIFISIGAGFATSMLLAIALGLVSAKRIIAPVTELAAAVERNDAPTMLPSLTTQNEIGMLARAFAKRTDQLQQFLADEKLFTGDVSHELRTPLTIVLGASELLKVRLAQSPDELLIAERIRRVAAEASERVSALLLLSQSPETLGGSQLSLTHLIAREIERCQQLLAGKPVQIQFQESGDIRVYARAELAGIAIGNLLRNACQYTEEGTVRVQLTAQQLTIEDNGPGVPENVRARLFERFVRGSNNQHVGSGLGLAIVKRVADHLGWQIEYATPSGGGSRFTLKFPSNQDLAESLQNHTAAALI; from the coding sequence ATGAAGAATAATTTCTCGCTGAAACACCGGATTGCCGGCGCCTTTGTGTTGCTGGCCTTCGTGCTATGCAGCTTCTTTTCGCTGGTCGCCTATTTTGCGGTTGAGGTAGCGGAAACCAGTTTAATCGATCACAACATGAGCAAGCTGATGGGTCAAGCCATCAACCAGCACCGGAATGGACACCTGAGCGAGTTACCGGAAGACATACATTTCTATGTCAATCAGGGCATCCCGGCGGAATTGCGTCACTATGCTCCCGGCATTCACGAAATCGAAAGCGGTACGCGTACCATGCACATCATTGTGCGCAATCAGGGTGACGATCACTTCGTACTGAGCGATGACACCACCGATTTCGAGTTCCTCGAACTATTGATTTTCATTTCAATCGGCGCCGGTTTCGCCACCAGCATGCTGCTGGCTATCGCACTCGGTCTGGTCTCCGCAAAACGCATCATCGCTCCAGTCACCGAATTGGCGGCGGCTGTCGAACGCAACGATGCGCCAACCATGCTGCCCTCACTCACTACGCAAAACGAGATCGGCATGCTGGCGCGTGCGTTTGCCAAACGCACCGACCAGTTGCAGCAGTTTCTCGCCGATGAAAAATTATTCACCGGCGACGTTAGTCATGAATTACGCACACCGTTGACCATCGTACTGGGCGCATCCGAATTATTGAAAGTCCGGCTCGCGCAATCGCCGGACGAGCTGCTCATCGCCGAACGCATACGCCGCGTCGCGGCAGAGGCCTCGGAACGCGTCAGCGCCTTGCTGTTGCTATCGCAATCGCCGGAAACATTGGGCGGCAGTCAATTGTCTCTCACGCATCTGATTGCGCGTGAAATCGAACGCTGCCAGCAACTGCTGGCCGGCAAGCCGGTGCAGATTCAATTCCAGGAGTCGGGCGACATCCGGGTTTACGCACGCGCCGAGCTGGCAGGCATTGCGATCGGCAATCTGTTGCGCAATGCCTGCCAGTACACGGAAGAAGGCACCGTCCGGGTGCAATTGACGGCGCAACAATTGACGATAGAAGATAACGGCCCGGGCGTGCCCGAAAATGTACGGGCACGCCTGTTTGAGCGTTTTGTTCGTGGCAGCAACAACCAGCATGTCGGTTCGGGCCTGGGACTGGCTATCGTCAAGCGCGTAGCCGACCATCTGGGCTGGCAAATTGAATATGCAACGCCTAGCGGCGGCGGCAGTCGTTTTACGCTGAAATTCCCATCGAATCAGGATCTTGCAGAATCACTGCAAAACCATACTGCTGCGGCGCTAATCTGA